The Thermoclostridium stercorarium subsp. stercorarium DSM 8532 genome contains a region encoding:
- a CDS encoding class D sortase gives MRFKSVLLIIIGVLIAMYPVVKDIYTIYMQKKLLKEWEEETKTHRLSGVFAANTSETDEDAINSYLTLDEIFSHLNESETEDTMNENEKSHTVLGVIKIEKINLLLPVIDGATPEILKIGAGKLTGTTDIGQIGNTAISAHRSHAYGRNFNRLGELEEGDIVVISTADADYTYKVFNIQIVEPDDVSVLKKSKTESILTLITCHPLYKATHRLIVQARLVSATFHSISHTE, from the coding sequence ATGAGGTTTAAATCAGTGTTACTGATAATTATAGGTGTATTAATTGCAATGTATCCTGTGGTAAAGGATATTTACACGATATACATGCAAAAAAAACTTCTTAAAGAGTGGGAAGAGGAGACAAAAACACATCGACTTAGCGGTGTGTTCGCCGCAAATACCTCTGAAACGGATGAAGATGCGATAAATTCTTATCTTACTCTTGATGAAATATTCTCTCATTTAAATGAAAGCGAGACAGAAGACACGATGAATGAAAATGAAAAATCCCATACTGTACTGGGTGTGATTAAAATAGAAAAAATCAATTTGCTTTTGCCGGTGATTGATGGTGCCACTCCCGAAATATTAAAAATTGGTGCAGGGAAATTGACAGGCACAACCGATATTGGTCAGATAGGGAATACCGCCATATCTGCTCACCGAAGCCATGCTTACGGGCGAAATTTTAACAGGCTGGGCGAACTGGAGGAAGGGGACATTGTAGTAATATCCACCGCTGACGCTGATTACACATACAAAGTATTCAATATTCAGATTGTCGAACCTGACGATGTATCGGTTCTTAAAAAAAGCAAGACAGAAAGTATATTAACTCTTATTACATGTCATCCTCTATATAAGGCAACTCACAGGCTGATTGTCCAGGCGCGGCTCGTTTCAGCAACCTTTCATAGCATTTCTCACACAGAGTAA
- a CDS encoding TasA family protein, translating to MKKKTLLIMLSIAVCVALIGGATMAWFTNESEATDAVFIAGTVNIKANGATILGKKNYNNITPGDCFIVEYDIENTGTTDVELRTILDLSWNNDLELDNVFIIPHPTTNWVLYQPEDETGPEHPVYVYYMGGPVSPEDIVKLRLVVYFDGEMITRELSLQ from the coding sequence ATGAAAAAGAAAACGTTACTTATAATGCTTTCAATTGCGGTATGCGTTGCATTGATCGGCGGTGCTACGATGGCATGGTTCACCAATGAATCCGAAGCCACCGATGCGGTATTCATTGCAGGAACGGTTAATATTAAAGCCAATGGTGCGACAATACTTGGAAAGAAAAACTACAACAATATTACCCCCGGTGACTGCTTCATTGTGGAATATGATATTGAAAATACAGGAACAACGGATGTTGAATTGCGTACGATACTTGATCTGTCATGGAATAATGACCTGGAACTCGATAATGTATTTATTATACCCCACCCGACCACGAACTGGGTATTATACCAGCCTGAAGATGAAACAGGTCCGGAACACCCGGTATATGTGTATTACATGGGCGGACCCGTATCACCGGAAGATATTGTAAAGCTTCGCTTGGTTGTATACTTTGATGGAGAAATGATTACCAGGGAGCTAAGTTTACAATAG
- a CDS encoding signal peptidase I, with the protein MAPEREKKPAAKTVLNALSTVVSLFLLFFVIYMLFLIFTGMRNNEQPTVFNHQIYIVQSDSMSPTFKTGSVIIVKVINPQSVKVGDIITFKKKNDSVPTTHRVVEIIEENNTRQFITKGDANNMNDPTPVAENFLIGKVVLSIPKLGYVMAFIRTKNGIFTVMLIPVFIILVTQIAGLLKVRKKYKSEVDGNIKPGT; encoded by the coding sequence ATGGCACCTGAAAGAGAGAAAAAACCGGCGGCAAAGACAGTTCTTAATGCGTTAAGCACTGTCGTATCACTTTTTTTATTGTTTTTTGTCATATATATGCTGTTTTTGATTTTTACCGGAATGAGAAACAATGAACAGCCAACCGTTTTTAATCACCAGATATACATCGTTCAAAGTGACAGTATGAGTCCGACATTTAAAACCGGCAGCGTTATAATCGTTAAAGTCATCAATCCGCAATCCGTCAAGGTGGGGGATATTATTACCTTCAAAAAGAAAAATGACTCGGTACCAACCACACACAGGGTTGTAGAAATAATTGAGGAAAACAATACAAGACAGTTCATAACAAAAGGGGACGCAAACAACATGAATGATCCCACTCCCGTTGCTGAGAATTTTTTAATTGGCAAGGTTGTTCTTTCCATTCCAAAGCTGGGATATGTGATGGCATTTATAAGAACTAAAAACGGGATTTTCACTGTAATGTTAATCCCTGTGTTTATTATTTTGGTTACTCAGATTGCCGGGCTGTTAAAAGTAAGAAAAAAATACAAATCTGAAGTTGACGGGAATATAAAACCAGGTACCTGA
- a CDS encoding P-II family nitrogen regulator, which produces MTSEYEFQIITLILSEQQCHRFSRIARDKDIHGGTAIIGKGTVNSATLNLFGIKSQRREIVSIMVEKERAKELLDYFAEELQLNEPGHGIAYVTYATLAEQIINGKQDTLNIAQNMEGDSMYKKMTVIVNRGMADSVMEIARKAGVKGGTVIHGRGTGSEFTEKLFGVEIVPEKELVIILMPSDLVSKVADELYRELQLDVPGNGILFVEPVAEVRGLADSHNKTNNEKE; this is translated from the coding sequence ATGACAAGTGAATACGAGTTTCAAATTATTACGCTGATTTTAAGCGAACAACAGTGTCATAGGTTCAGTCGTATCGCCAGGGATAAGGATATCCACGGAGGAACTGCAATAATCGGTAAAGGTACTGTTAACAGTGCGACTTTGAATTTGTTTGGAATAAAAAGCCAGAGAAGAGAAATTGTAAGCATAATGGTGGAAAAAGAAAGGGCGAAAGAGCTGCTTGATTACTTTGCGGAAGAACTCCAGCTCAATGAACCCGGGCATGGAATTGCATATGTAACATATGCAACATTGGCAGAGCAGATAATTAACGGTAAGCAGGATACATTGAATATAGCCCAAAATATGGAGGGAGACAGTATGTATAAAAAAATGACCGTCATTGTGAATCGCGGTATGGCCGACAGTGTAATGGAAATTGCAAGAAAAGCCGGTGTCAAAGGAGGAACTGTCATACACGGTCGTGGAACGGGTTCGGAGTTTACCGAAAAATTATTTGGTGTTGAAATAGTGCCTGAAAAGGAACTGGTTATAATCCTTATGCCCAGCGACCTGGTAAGTAAGGTTGCCGATGAATTATACAGGGAACTTCAGTTGGACGTTCCCGGGAACGGGATTTTATTTGTAGAACCGGTGGCAGAGGTCAGAGGCCTTGCCGATTCACACAATAAAACCAATAATGAAAAAGAATAA
- a CDS encoding DUF1538 domain-containing protein, translating to MSELTGKLKEVLASVLPITTIVLILHFTICPLEPNMLYAFLIGSALVIVGLTVFLFGISQGIEPIGHGVGNAVTKSNNLAVIIFVMLILGFFISYAEPDVHILAKQVDSVTSGQFDNILMVVVVSVGIGVMMTLGLLRILSNIRLKYVFAGAYGLIFIIALFSTSDFLAIAFDASGATTGAITVPFMLAMAAGFSAMKKDSKMSEADSFGLVGISSTGAILGVLITSLFIKGGKLNGILPATDLTNATLWEIYRSKFLTIVWDSFITLLPIIVTYIIFQIFFFKHKKSKVIDIVRGLVLTYIGLVIFLLGVNGGFMEVGAQLGMQLASMESRGPVLIVALLLGLTTVLSEPAVHVLTSDVEEITGGSVRRILVLIFLSVAVGLSIFMSALRILIPDIQLWMYLLPGFGLSVLLAFFVPDLFVGMAFDAGGVASGPMTATFSLAFVQGIAAQIPTADVVADGFGMIAIVAMMPIIAIELLGALYQAKSKKASKLSVSKKRSIGGNK from the coding sequence TTGAGTGAGTTAACAGGAAAACTGAAAGAAGTACTTGCTTCAGTGCTGCCAATCACAACAATTGTTTTAATACTGCATTTCACAATATGTCCTCTGGAACCTAATATGTTGTATGCATTTCTGATAGGTTCCGCCCTTGTTATTGTCGGACTTACCGTTTTCCTGTTCGGAATAAGCCAGGGAATTGAGCCTATAGGTCATGGCGTGGGAAACGCTGTCACAAAAAGTAATAACTTAGCGGTAATAATATTTGTTATGCTGATATTAGGATTTTTCATTTCCTATGCAGAACCCGACGTGCACATACTCGCAAAACAGGTGGATAGTGTAACGTCAGGGCAGTTTGACAATATTCTCATGGTTGTTGTTGTCTCAGTCGGAATCGGAGTCATGATGACTCTCGGATTGTTGCGCATTCTGTCAAATATACGTTTGAAATATGTATTTGCTGGCGCGTATGGACTTATTTTCATTATTGCGTTATTTTCAACATCTGATTTTCTTGCTATAGCTTTTGATGCTTCAGGAGCCACCACAGGTGCCATCACCGTTCCTTTTATGCTGGCCATGGCAGCAGGTTTTTCGGCAATGAAAAAAGACAGCAAAATGAGTGAAGCCGACAGTTTCGGACTTGTAGGCATCTCTTCAACGGGAGCCATATTGGGAGTTCTGATTACCAGCCTTTTTATCAAGGGCGGCAAACTGAATGGGATCCTCCCGGCAACCGACTTAACAAATGCCACATTGTGGGAAATATACCGTTCCAAATTTTTAACAATTGTATGGGATTCATTTATTACTCTGCTCCCGATTATTGTGACATACATAATTTTTCAGATATTTTTCTTCAAACATAAAAAAAGCAAGGTAATAGATATCGTCCGCGGTTTGGTGTTAACATATATCGGCCTTGTTATATTCCTTCTTGGTGTTAACGGCGGGTTTATGGAAGTTGGCGCCCAGCTTGGAATGCAGCTTGCTTCAATGGAATCCAGGGGCCCGGTTCTGATTGTGGCTTTACTGCTCGGGCTTACCACTGTTCTGTCTGAGCCTGCAGTCCACGTATTAACAAGCGATGTTGAGGAAATTACCGGTGGTTCTGTCAGACGTATTCTGGTACTTATATTCCTTTCAGTGGCTGTAGGTCTGTCAATTTTTATGTCAGCACTCAGAATCCTGATACCCGATATACAGCTCTGGATGTATTTGCTTCCGGGGTTTGGACTTTCGGTTTTATTGGCTTTCTTTGTTCCTGATCTTTTCGTAGGCATGGCTTTTGACGCGGGAGGGGTTGCTTCAGGGCCGATGACGGCCACTTTTTCGCTTGCTTTTGTTCAGGGAATTGCCGCACAAATTCCAACTGCTGATGTGGTCGCTGACGGATTTGGAATGATAGCAATTGTTGCAATGATGCCCATAATTGCGATAGAATTACTTGGTGCACTCTACCAGGCAAAATCAAAAAAGGCATCGAAACTTTCGGTTTCAAAAAAGCGATCAATCGGAGGTAATAAATAA
- a CDS encoding BTAD domain-containing putative transcriptional regulator has translation MLTEAAKGKDPCRLMIFTLGRFEIYHKEKGFYNISGRSTKLWCLFKYLLLNKGKRIPPETILENLYPNEEYENPKNTLQNIIYRLRKILSHEEFFSNLGCNIVYNNGCYSLYFNDNFFLDTDFFEECIQKAELLKNEKPDEAINYYEKALELYHGDYFPELVYADWVIPKRNYYRRLYIQSVLELVKLYRQKKDYDSGIKICERAIQIEAYEEDLHISLMENLIGKGRIKEAQNHYELYTSMLYRQFGIKPTYELQQIYKQLRNIVDEVNTSVFTEKCPADEISEGAFYCDRNMFHSLFILEKRRSERTSQQVYVVSITVNESSEIFDEFRKSLIKSLRKGDVVTTWDTNRILILLLGMDYKQIHAIMDRIIRRFNKNIHIYDIDVKIHTSIPA, from the coding sequence ATGCTTACGGAAGCAGCTAAGGGAAAAGACCCGTGCAGGCTTATGATTTTTACTCTGGGAAGGTTTGAAATTTACCATAAGGAAAAAGGATTTTACAATATATCCGGCAGGTCAACCAAACTGTGGTGTCTTTTCAAATACCTTCTTTTAAACAAGGGAAAAAGAATACCGCCTGAAACCATCCTTGAAAATTTGTATCCGAATGAAGAATATGAAAATCCGAAAAACACACTGCAAAACATTATATACCGTCTGCGTAAGATTTTATCTCACGAAGAATTTTTCAGCAACTTAGGCTGTAATATTGTATATAATAACGGCTGCTATTCCCTTTACTTTAACGATAATTTCTTCCTTGACACCGATTTTTTCGAGGAATGCATACAGAAAGCGGAACTCCTGAAAAATGAAAAACCCGATGAAGCCATAAATTACTATGAAAAGGCACTGGAACTCTACCACGGTGATTATTTCCCCGAACTTGTATATGCAGATTGGGTAATTCCCAAAAGGAACTACTATCGAAGACTGTATATTCAGTCAGTACTTGAACTGGTAAAACTCTACAGGCAGAAAAAGGATTACGACAGCGGTATAAAAATTTGTGAAAGGGCAATACAGATAGAAGCCTATGAAGAAGATTTACATATCAGTCTTATGGAAAATCTGATAGGAAAAGGGAGGATTAAAGAGGCACAGAATCATTATGAATTATATACTTCAATGCTATACAGACAGTTTGGAATAAAACCGACTTATGAACTGCAACAGATCTATAAGCAGTTAAGAAATATCGTAGATGAAGTAAATACCAGTGTTTTTACCGAGAAATGTCCTGCCGATGAAATTTCCGAAGGGGCATTTTACTGTGACAGAAACATGTTCCATTCGCTCTTCATTCTTGAAAAAAGGCGCAGCGAAAGAACAAGTCAACAGGTATATGTTGTTTCGATAACGGTAAACGAGAGTTCAGAAATTTTCGATGAATTCAGGAAAAGCCTGATAAAATCGCTCAGAAAGGGGGATGTAGTCACTACCTGGGACACTAACAGGATACTTATTTTGCTTCTGGGAATGGATTATAAGCAAATTCATGCAATAATGGACAGAATAATCAGACGCTTTAACAAAAACATACACATATATGATATTGATGTAAAAATTCATACGTCGATACCGGCGTAA
- a CDS encoding prepilin peptidase has product MNVLVPLLIFITGLIFGSFFNVVIYRLPEGKSIIAPRSFCPSCGAKLKAYDLIPVFSFIFLRGKCRYCGCKISFRYPLVELVTGVVFVILYIKFGLSVEFIFTVFLMSILLMVFFIDLEHMIIPNELVIAGLIGGIALFVLRFWFDDALVGDSQWYSPILGMLATSGFLLLVALIGLAIYGTDAFGMGDVKIFLPIGLILGLKLSVISLVFSIFIGGITGLFLIITGLKHRKSHIPFGPFIVMGTFLSILFGNEFFAWYVGMLL; this is encoded by the coding sequence ATGAATGTATTAGTACCGTTGTTAATTTTCATAACAGGTCTTATTTTCGGATCTTTTTTTAATGTGGTTATTTATCGGCTGCCGGAGGGTAAATCAATAATAGCGCCCCGTTCTTTCTGTCCTTCGTGCGGCGCCAAACTTAAAGCATATGATTTAATTCCGGTTTTCAGTTTCATATTTTTAAGGGGAAAATGCCGTTATTGCGGCTGTAAAATTTCTTTCCGCTATCCTCTCGTCGAACTTGTTACAGGTGTTGTTTTCGTTATCTTATACATTAAATTTGGATTATCCGTTGAATTTATTTTTACCGTCTTCCTCATGTCCATACTTCTGATGGTGTTTTTTATTGATCTGGAACATATGATAATTCCAAATGAACTGGTAATTGCTGGTCTGATCGGCGGTATTGCGCTTTTCGTGCTGCGGTTTTGGTTTGATGACGCACTTGTCGGCGATTCCCAGTGGTATTCACCCATTCTCGGAATGCTTGCTACTTCAGGATTCCTTCTTCTGGTTGCGCTTATAGGTCTGGCGATATACGGTACAGACGCTTTCGGTATGGGTGATGTGAAAATCTTCCTCCCTATAGGGTTAATTCTTGGCCTGAAACTCTCAGTGATATCACTGGTATTCTCAATATTTATCGGCGGTATTACGGGTCTTTTTCTGATAATAACGGGACTCAAGCACCGGAAAAGTCATATCCCTTTCGGGCCCTTCATTGTGATGGGGACATTTCTGTCCATTCTTTTCGGCAATGAATTTTTTGCCTGGTACGTCGGAATGCTTTTATAA
- a CDS encoding AIR synthase family protein produces MEIGKLPNDVLNSLILGKLQNRRSEVLLRPSIGEDCSAVDFGREICIISTDPITGTENQIGTIGVNVALNDLASSGAEPVGITVTLLIPPDASMSDVENVINQLVSEASKLNVDIIGGHTEVTDAVSRFVLSITAIGKTINKNVVTTSGAKPGDDLILTKYAGLEGTSILAYDYEEELAEKFGKELVDNAKRLINNISVIKEGIISAKFGAHAMHDVTEGGVLGAVWEMCHASCCGAVIFKDSIPVLRETKLICDYFNIDPLRLISSGCMLIACEDGEQMVRELSENGIKAGIIGKITADKSILLSTNTENINISPPKSDELYKVSKSK; encoded by the coding sequence ATGGAAATAGGGAAACTTCCGAATGATGTGCTGAATTCCTTGATTTTGGGCAAACTGCAGAATAGGAGAAGCGAAGTTCTATTAAGGCCTTCAATCGGCGAAGACTGCAGCGCGGTAGACTTTGGCCGGGAAATATGTATTATATCGACAGACCCTATAACAGGCACCGAAAATCAGATTGGAACGATCGGTGTTAATGTCGCATTGAATGATTTGGCTTCAAGCGGCGCAGAACCGGTAGGAATAACGGTTACATTGCTTATTCCTCCCGATGCCTCAATGTCGGACGTGGAAAATGTAATAAACCAGCTGGTCTCGGAAGCTTCAAAGCTGAATGTGGATATCATCGGCGGGCATACCGAAGTGACCGATGCGGTTAGCAGATTTGTATTAAGCATTACCGCTATTGGAAAAACAATAAACAAAAATGTTGTGACAACTTCGGGGGCAAAACCCGGAGACGATTTGATACTTACAAAGTATGCGGGCCTTGAAGGCACGTCAATTCTGGCATATGACTATGAAGAAGAGCTGGCTGAAAAATTTGGTAAAGAACTGGTTGATAACGCGAAACGGCTGATAAACAATATAAGTGTGATTAAAGAGGGAATTATTTCGGCAAAGTTCGGGGCCCATGCAATGCACGACGTTACAGAAGGCGGGGTACTGGGCGCGGTTTGGGAGATGTGCCATGCGTCCTGCTGCGGGGCGGTGATTTTTAAAGACAGCATTCCTGTTCTCAGGGAAACCAAACTCATTTGTGATTATTTCAATATTGATCCTTTAAGGCTGATCTCCAGCGGATGCATGCTGATTGCCTGTGAAGACGGGGAGCAAATGGTACGTGAATTATCCGAAAACGGTATAAAAGCGGGTATTATCGGCAAAATTACCGCTGATAAAAGTATTTTACTGTCAACTAATACAGAAAATATAAATATTTCCCCTCCGAAATCCGATGAATTATATAAAGTCAGTAAATCAAAATGA
- a CDS encoding DUF2225 domain-containing protein, whose translation MTEIKPFYDSEITCPVCDKTIKVTKVRSKFVRLLKHDEDFCPHYETINPVLYEAWVCSFCGYAAHNSVYEHITTAGRKAVLEKITPNWTSREFTGERNYEKALEAFKLVLYNLQVREAPYSEFAKICLRIAWIYRYMGNQGEEERFLKYAYDYYKKVYTRENLKDSSMDEYTCMYMIGVLAKKLNLISEAKLWFSRLISFSIDPREKDKIKPFILENAREQIQLLKNVINDEEEKSE comes from the coding sequence ATGACGGAAATAAAACCTTTTTATGATTCTGAAATCACATGTCCGGTATGCGATAAAACAATCAAAGTCACAAAAGTGCGTTCGAAATTTGTCAGGCTTCTGAAGCATGACGAAGATTTTTGTCCCCACTATGAAACGATAAATCCTGTCCTTTATGAAGCATGGGTGTGCAGCTTTTGCGGGTATGCAGCCCATAACTCGGTTTATGAACATATAACGACAGCCGGACGCAAAGCCGTTCTTGAAAAAATAACCCCAAACTGGACAAGCCGTGAATTCACGGGCGAGAGAAACTATGAAAAAGCCCTTGAAGCTTTTAAGCTTGTACTGTATAATTTACAGGTCAGGGAAGCGCCTTATTCCGAATTTGCCAAGATTTGTCTTAGAATTGCGTGGATCTACAGATACATGGGAAATCAGGGCGAAGAAGAACGGTTTTTGAAATATGCCTATGATTACTATAAAAAGGTTTATACGCGGGAAAATCTGAAAGACAGCTCAATGGATGAGTATACATGTATGTATATGATTGGTGTCCTTGCAAAAAAACTTAATTTAATAAGCGAAGCAAAATTATGGTTCAGCAGGCTTATATCCTTCTCGATTGATCCGAGAGAAAAGGACAAAATAAAGCCTTTTATTCTGGAAAATGCCAGAGAACAGATACAGCTGCTGAAAAATGTAATAAACGATGAAGAGGAGAAAAGCGAATAA
- a CDS encoding VanW family protein — MGGLRREEAIALLDGNLDRTYQSEYLTLTISERRYKLYFEDIDYVPDYEKAVAVAFETGRRGNVAERLKEIWKTRKKALFITPPMYYNAEKVLKILDGIHKETYTEPQNAKINIFNGKVDLLPHKTGFSININESLKRIDNSLTNRVWEDVELCFEETLPSITTEMVENITYKLGEFETVFNPGNEARAHNIITACSKINQKLLLPGEEFSLDKALGDRTEKNGYRIAKVIVNNEYVDGLGGGICQVASTMYNSVLLSGLEVLERRNHSIPPSYIEMGRDATISHGYIDFRFRNNTDYAILIEAKTAGNRVIITIWGREPEVKTTARIRTQIVEVIEPEGIEEETDSSLKAGETRIVREAKPGYKVEVYRDFLDTSGTVVKTEKISVDTYLPQKKKVKKGIKR; from the coding sequence GTGGGGGGGCTTAGACGTGAAGAGGCTATTGCACTTCTGGACGGCAATCTGGACAGAACATATCAAAGTGAATACTTGACGCTTACAATATCTGAAAGACGGTACAAGCTCTACTTTGAAGATATAGATTATGTTCCCGATTATGAAAAGGCGGTGGCTGTTGCGTTTGAAACAGGAAGAAGGGGAAATGTTGCCGAAAGGCTGAAAGAAATATGGAAAACCCGTAAAAAGGCTTTGTTTATTACTCCGCCAATGTATTATAATGCCGAAAAAGTATTAAAAATACTGGACGGTATTCACAAAGAGACATACACGGAACCTCAGAATGCGAAAATTAATATTTTTAACGGCAAAGTGGATTTGTTACCGCATAAAACGGGATTTTCAATCAACATAAACGAAAGTCTGAAAAGGATTGATAATTCCTTAACTAATCGTGTATGGGAAGACGTGGAGCTCTGTTTTGAGGAAACTCTTCCTTCAATAACCACCGAAATGGTGGAAAACATAACATACAAACTTGGCGAGTTTGAGACGGTATTCAATCCCGGCAATGAGGCAAGGGCACACAATATAATAACAGCCTGCAGCAAAATAAATCAGAAGCTCTTGCTGCCCGGAGAAGAATTTTCACTGGACAAAGCCCTTGGTGACAGGACCGAAAAAAACGGATACAGAATTGCCAAGGTGATAGTTAATAATGAATATGTTGACGGGCTTGGCGGAGGAATATGTCAGGTGGCTTCTACAATGTACAATTCGGTTCTTCTATCCGGACTTGAAGTGCTGGAAAGAAGGAATCACTCCATTCCCCCTTCGTACATAGAAATGGGACGCGATGCCACAATATCCCATGGTTATATTGATTTCAGGTTCAGAAACAATACAGATTATGCCATCCTGATAGAAGCAAAAACAGCCGGAAACAGGGTTATAATTACGATATGGGGTCGCGAACCTGAAGTTAAAACAACTGCAAGAATCAGAACCCAGATTGTCGAGGTAATAGAGCCTGAAGGAATAGAGGAAGAAACAGACAGTTCTCTTAAAGCCGGCGAAACGAGAATTGTCCGCGAAGCGAAACCGGGATATAAAGTTGAAGTATACAGAGATTTCCTTGATACTTCAGGAACGGTTGTCAAAACCGAGAAAATCTCTGTTGACACATATCTGCCACAAAAGAAAAAGGTTAAAAAAGGAATAAAAAGATAA
- the thiI gene encoding tRNA uracil 4-sulfurtransferase ThiI: MKTIILVRYEEIFLKGLNKPSFEAKLVKNMKHVLKGLGPVSVTRSQSRIYVEPETDDYPVDEAIKRLTKVFGIASVSPVYKIESDINAIYDKAVELSRKIRSESGYKTFKVETKRADKKFPLSSMEVSREAGAAILRNVRGLKVDVNNPDFVVHIEIRDNTYIYSEIIPGVKGLPVGSSGKATLLISGGIDSPVAGWMMAKRGVKIEGVHFFSYPYTSEKSKEKVIRLCKILSEYNLGMRLYIVPFTDIQLAINQNCPHEYLTIIMRRFMMRIAEKIAVKNGSLALVTGEAVGQVASQTPESILVTNSAVTLPVYRPCIGMDKSEVVDIARKIGTFETSILPYEDCCTVFVARHPVTKPKLEKTIEYESVLNADELIQKALEGTEVIDIE; the protein is encoded by the coding sequence ATGAAGACAATAATACTGGTTCGGTATGAGGAGATATTTTTGAAAGGCTTAAATAAGCCTTCCTTTGAGGCCAAACTTGTAAAAAATATGAAGCATGTTTTAAAGGGGCTGGGGCCGGTATCGGTCACCCGATCCCAAAGCAGAATATACGTGGAACCCGAAACCGATGATTATCCTGTCGATGAGGCGATAAAACGCCTTACAAAGGTGTTCGGCATTGCCTCGGTAAGTCCTGTATACAAAATTGAATCCGATATTAACGCGATATATGACAAAGCAGTGGAGCTTTCAAGAAAAATCAGGTCGGAATCGGGTTACAAAACTTTTAAGGTTGAAACAAAGCGGGCCGATAAAAAATTTCCGCTGTCTTCAATGGAAGTTTCAAGAGAAGCAGGCGCCGCAATCCTTCGCAATGTCCGCGGCTTAAAGGTGGACGTAAATAATCCTGATTTTGTCGTGCATATAGAAATAAGAGATAATACGTACATTTACTCCGAGATCATACCAGGAGTTAAAGGTTTGCCTGTCGGTTCAAGCGGAAAGGCAACGCTTCTTATTTCCGGCGGTATTGACAGCCCCGTTGCAGGGTGGATGATGGCAAAAAGAGGGGTAAAGATCGAAGGAGTGCATTTTTTCAGCTATCCTTATACCAGTGAAAAATCAAAGGAAAAAGTAATCCGCCTTTGCAAAATACTGTCTGAATATAATCTGGGAATGAGGCTTTATATAGTGCCTTTTACCGATATTCAGCTGGCAATTAACCAAAACTGTCCTCACGAATACCTTACTATTATCATGCGCAGATTTATGATGAGGATTGCTGAAAAAATCGCGGTAAAGAACGGTTCGCTGGCCCTTGTAACAGGGGAAGCGGTGGGACAGGTGGCAAGCCAGACTCCTGAAAGCATCCTGGTAACGAACAGCGCAGTGACGCTTCCGGTATACCGGCCGTGTATAGGCATGGATAAAAGTGAAGTGGTTGACATAGCAAGAAAAATAGGGACCTTTGAAACTTCCATACTCCCTTACGAAGACTGCTGTACGGTTTTTGTCGCCAGACATCCGGTGACAAAGCCCAAACTTGAAAAGACAATCGAGTATGAATCGGTATTAAATGCCGATGAACTTATTCAGAAAGCGCTGGAGGGGACAGAAGTAATTGATATAGAATAA